The following proteins are encoded in a genomic region of Peromyscus maniculatus bairdii isolate BWxNUB_F1_BW_parent chromosome 12, HU_Pman_BW_mat_3.1, whole genome shotgun sequence:
- the Umps gene encoding uridine 5'-monophosphate synthase, whose amino-acid sequence MAVASESLGLLVSELYDVQAFKFGSFVLKSGLTSPVYIDLRGIVSRPRLLSQVADILFQTAKNAEISFDSVCGVPYTALPLATVICSTNHIPMLIRRKETKDYGTKRLVEGEINPGQTCLIIEDVVTSGASVLETVEVLQKEGLKVTDAIVLLDREQGGKDKLQAQGIRLHSVCTLSKMLAILEQQKKIDAEMVGRVKRFIQENVFPAAHQNGVPPPEKKACKELSFGARAELPGVHPLASKLLRLMQKKESNLCLSADVSEARELLQLADALGPSICMLKTHVDILNDFTLDVMEELVALAKRHEFLIFEDRKFADIGNTVKKQYEGGIFKIASWADLVNAHVVPGSGVVRGLQEVGLPLHRACLLIAEMSSAGSLATGNYTKAAVGMAEEHSGFVIGFISGSRVSMKPEFLHLTPGVQLETGGDHLGQQYNSPQEVIGKRGSDVIIVGRGILAASNRLEAAEMYRKAAWEAYLSRLAV is encoded by the exons ATGGCGGTTGCCAGCGAGTCTCTGGGCCTCTTGGTCTCCGAGCTGTACGACGTGCAGGCGTTCAAGTTCGGGAGCTTTGTGCTGAAGAGCGGGCTCACCTCCCCTGTCTACATCGACCTGCGGGGCATCGTGTCCCGCCCGCGTCTTCTGAGTCAG GTCGCAGACATCTTATTCCAAACTGCAAAAAATGCGGAGATCAGTTTTGACAGTGTGTGTGGCGTTCCTTACACAGCGTTGCCACTAGCTACGGTTATCTGTTCAACCAATCACATTCCCATGCTCATTAGAAGGAAGGAAACGAAGGATTACG GTACCAAGCGTCTTGTAGAAGGAGAGATTAATCCAGGGCAAACCTGTCTGATCATTGAGGATGTCGTCACCAGTGGGGCCAGTGTTTTGGAAACGGTTGAAGTTCTTCAGAAGGAGGGCCTGAAGGTGACTGATGCCATCGTGCTGTTAGACCGCGAGCAGGGAGGCAAGGACAAGCTGCAGGCCCAGGGGATCCGCCTCCATTCCGTGTGCACATTGTCCAAGATGCTGGCGATCCTCGAGCAGCAGAAAAAAATTGATGCCGAGATGGTTGGGAGAGTGAAGAGATTCATCCAGGAGAATGTCTTCCCAGCAGCTCATCAGAATGGTGTTCCCCCTCCTGAGAAGAAAGCATGCAAAGAACTGAGCTTTGGTGCACGAGCGGAGCTGCCCGGAGTCCACCCACTTGCCTCGAAACTTCTCCGGCTCATGCAGAAGAAGGAGAGCAACCTGTGTCTGTCTGCTGAtgtctcagaggccagagagctgCTGCAGCTAGCAGATGCCTTGGGACCCAGCATCTGCATGCTCAAAACTCACGTCGATATCCTGAATGATTTTACTCTGGATGTGATGGAGGAGTTGGTAGCTCTGGCAAAGCGCCATGAGTTCTTAATATTTGAAGATAGGAAATTCGCTGATATAGGCAACACAGTGAAAAAGCAGTATGAAG GTGGCATCTTTAAAATAGCTTCCTGGGCAGATCTGGTAAATGCCCATGTGGTCCCCGGCTCGGGAGTTGTGAGAGGCTTGCAGGAAGTGGGCCTGCCTTTACATCGAGCGTGCCTGCTCATCGCCGAGATGAGTTCTGCCGGCTCCTTGGCCACTGGAAACTACACCAAAGCAGCA GTTGGGATGGCCGAGGAGCACTCTGGATTTGTGATTGGCTTTATTTCCGGCTCCCGAGTAAGCATGAAACCAGAGTTTCTTCACTTGACCCCAGGAGTTCAGTTGGAAACAGGAG GAGATCACCTTGGCCAACAGTACAATAGTCCTCAAGAAGTGATTGGCAAACGGGGTTCTGATGTCATCATTGTTGGCCGGGGAATCCTTGCAGCATCTAACCGCCTGGAAGCAGCTGAGATGTACAGAAAAGCTGCCTGGGAAGCTTATTTGAGTAGGCTTGCTGTTTAA